In a genomic window of Roseibium porphyridii:
- a CDS encoding 5-methylcytosine restriction system specificity protein McrC — protein sequence MTAAPRVIEIQERGFQHFPRSDLFDSLGRSLVFADTRSLNAIEIKDISEGARLMALGLIGYLPLTSAITLNITPKFPIQNLWTMLEVGGESYANILPVVRRYQTSANPAPIQMLARSFCFYLRATLSAGFERSYYAREQAGYYKPRIEFGPTINQYMSRGNPVETVSSVFEFGLNSPVNRVVKAACLRIARLIPPGKDWEDERRCILLALDTLRRVEEREPSAVDFELGQSVSLRLREMYSGMLRVYQLLLTGGGIAFTFEPAGKELPSFLFNLDDIFERFIRQTFVRAMREHGVTVLDGNKHQGRLFEDNKTYPTKSDLVFRRSKKEIIGLGEVKYKPRIKEADRYQIISHVTAASAPLGVLFSPVNEGESQRLERLGKLPTGAQIYHYRIDIRGDIVAAQNRMVRDVHSILPTVVSAIA from the coding sequence ATGACAGCCGCGCCCCGCGTGATTGAAATTCAGGAGCGTGGATTTCAACATTTTCCGCGTTCTGATCTTTTCGACAGCCTGGGCCGCTCGCTCGTTTTTGCGGATACAAGAAGCCTCAACGCCATAGAGATCAAAGACATCTCAGAAGGTGCGCGGCTCATGGCACTAGGGCTGATAGGCTATCTGCCGCTTACGAGTGCTATTACGCTCAACATCACGCCAAAATTTCCCATCCAAAACCTTTGGACGATGCTCGAAGTTGGCGGGGAGAGTTACGCGAATATTCTACCAGTTGTTAGGCGCTACCAGACGAGCGCTAATCCCGCGCCAATCCAAATGCTCGCTCGGAGCTTCTGTTTCTATTTAAGAGCTACGCTTTCTGCCGGATTCGAGCGAAGCTACTATGCAAGGGAGCAGGCTGGATATTATAAACCTCGCATCGAATTCGGGCCAACAATCAATCAGTATATGTCGCGGGGAAATCCGGTTGAAACTGTGTCGAGCGTCTTTGAGTTCGGCCTGAATAGTCCGGTCAACCGCGTTGTAAAAGCCGCTTGTCTTAGAATAGCTCGCCTCATCCCTCCAGGTAAGGACTGGGAAGATGAACGCCGCTGCATTCTCTTAGCTCTGGATACACTTCGCCGAGTTGAAGAGCGCGAGCCAAGCGCCGTTGATTTTGAATTAGGTCAGTCAGTATCTCTTCGACTGCGCGAAATGTATTCAGGAATGTTACGGGTTTATCAATTGCTTCTAACAGGCGGGGGCATAGCCTTTACGTTTGAACCGGCGGGCAAAGAACTCCCTTCATTCCTCTTCAATCTGGACGACATTTTTGAACGTTTTATACGCCAAACTTTTGTGAGAGCTATGCGTGAGCATGGCGTTACGGTCCTTGATGGAAATAAGCATCAAGGGCGACTTTTCGAAGATAATAAGACGTATCCCACGAAATCCGATCTAGTTTTCAGGCGCTCAAAAAAAGAAATAATCGGTCTTGGAGAGGTAAAGTACAAACCTCGGATCAAAGAAGCAGATCGCTATCAGATAATCAGCCATGTGACTGCTGCCAGCGCTCCATTAGGAGTTCTGTTCTCACCTGTAAATGAGGGAGAAAGTCAGCGCTTAGAGCGGCTCGGAAAACTCCCAACTGGTGCACAAATCTACCATTATCGTATCGATATTAGGGGAGATATCGTTGCCGCTCAGAATCGTATGGTCCGGGACGTGCACTCTATACTTCCAACTGTCGTTAGCGCGATCGCATGA